The Deltaproteobacteria bacterium genome includes the window CTTTCGTTCTCAGGGACCGTAGGAGGCCGGATGGCCGGAATAAAAATGCCTTCTTCCCACAAGGCCTTGGAAACAGCCAGTGTTTTTTCCTCTGTGCCGGTTATGATCGAAAAAATCGGGACAGAACAGGGTTGGGGATCGATCCCTAAGGTTTCCAATCCTTTTTGAAAATAGGCCATATTCTCCCGGAGCCGGTCCAGCCATAAGGGTTCTTCCTGAAGGATGCCCAGGGCGGTCAATCCGGAAGCACAAACCGAAGGCGGCAGGGCCGTAGAGTAAATCAAGGTTCGGGCCTTGTTCCTTAAAAAAGCAACCATGATTTCCGGACCGCTGATAAAACCACCCAGACAGCCCAAAGCTTTGCTGAAGGTCCCCATGGTTAATAGATCTTGCGCCGGCATTTTCCAAAAAGCAGCCGATCCCTTCCCACCCGGTCCCAGAACACCGGTGGCGTGGGCATCATCCACTAAAACCAGGGCCTCGTACTTCCTGGCCAACCGGAGTAAGTCCGGTAAGGGGGCCAGGTCCCCGTCCATGCTGAAGACCCCGTCGGTAACAATGAGTACTTTTGAGCCCGGTTTTCTTTGGGCCGAGCGCAGCCTGGATTCCAGGACCTCCATTTGTAAATGGGGATAGATGACGACCTGGGCCCGGCTCAATCGGCAGGCATCGACAATACTGGCATGGTTCAGGGAGTCGCTGAAGATCAGGTCATCCTCTCCGGCCAAAGCGGGGATAGTGCCCAGGTGGGTCAGATACCCGGAAGAAAAGACCAGGGCCGCCTCGCTCTCTTTGAAGGCCGCCATCTCCTGCTCAAGCCGGTGGTGCAGACGATGATTCCCCGAAACCAGACGGGAAGCCCCCATGCCTGTTCCATACTGTTCTATCGCCTCTTTGGTTTTTCGGATCATCAAGGGATGGGCGGCCAGGCCCAGATAATCATTGGAGGCAAAAAGGAGCAGGGAACGGCCGTTGATCCGGATGGTCGGTCCCACAGGACCTTCAAGTACCAGTAAGGACCGGAAGCGGTTCTGTCCTTTGATTCGGCTTAATTCTTTTTGAAAGAACTGAATAAAAGAAGAAGAGACCATAAATTCCGAGAATTCAGAATTCAGAATTCAGAATAAATCCAAAATCCCTTTGGATTCATCCTCATTCTGAATTCTGGCTCCTGGATTTAAAAATTTTCAAATATCGTTAAAAGTGATCTTTTTAATGGCCTGAAAGGTCCCAGCCACCAGCTCTTTTAACCCTTTTAAGGAGATGGTCAGGGGCGGCATCAGGACGATCACATCGCCCAGGGGCCGGATGATAATCCCCTGTTTCCGGGCTTCCATAATGACTTGATAGCCCATCCTTTCCTGCACAGGAAAAGGTCCCCTGGTTTTTTTATCCTTAACCAGTTCAATGCCCACCATAAACCCCTTTTGCCGTACCTCTCCGACTTGAGGAAGGTCCCGGAAGGGGATGAGGGCCTGTTCCAGCCAGCGGATCTTTTTTTGCAATTCGGGGAAAAAGGTCTCTTTTCCCATCAATTCAAGATTGGCCAGGGCCACGGCGCAGGCCAGGGGATTGCCGGTGTAGGTGTGGCCATGATAAAAGGTTTTGGCCTCTTCCACCTTGCCTAAAAAGGCCCGATAAATCTTTTCGGTAGCCAGGGTGGCGGCCAGGGGCAGGTAGCCGCCGGTCAGGCCTTTCCCGAGGCATAACAAATCCGGACTGATCCCTTCCTGTTCACAGGCAAACAGGGTCCCGGTCCGGCCGAATCCCACAGCCACCTCATCGGCAATGAGGAGAATGTTATGTTTTGTGCATAATTCCCGGACCCTTTTTAAATACCCGCCGGGATAACCAATCATGCCGGCCGCACCCTGGACCAGGGGTTCAAGAATAAAGGCCGCCACCCCCTCCCTATGCCTTTCCATTAATTGTCCCAGACGGTCCAGGCAGGCCATTTGACAACGGACGGGATCTTTTTTTAACGAACAGCGGTAACAATAGGGGGAAGGGGCCTGATAGGTCTTGAAAAGCAAGGGTCGATAGACCTGGTGAAAAAGGGGGATCCCGCCCACACTGACGGCCCCCACCGTGTCCCCGTGATAGGCATTTTCCAGGCAGATAAAGGATTTTTTTTGGGGCTTCCCCCGGTTGGCCCAGTATTGAAAGGCCATCTTGAGGGCGATCTCCACGGCCGTGGAGCCGCTGTCCGAATAAAAGACCCTTTTCAGGCCTTTGGGTGCAATCCCGATCAGTTCCTTGGCCAGGATAACGGCTGGGGGATGGGCAAGTCCTAATAACGTCGAATGGCTGATCCGGTTGATCTGGGCCTTCAGGGCCCCATCCAACTTTGGATGGCCGTGGCCATGGACCGTCACCCAGAGAGAGGAAACCCCATCGATATACCAGCGGCCTTCCGTATCCTGAAGCCGATAGCCCTTGCCCCGCTGGATGACCAGAGGCTTTTCCTTTTCCCAATATTGCTGGGGGGTAAAGGGATGCCAGAGGTATTGATGGTCCCAGGCGGTAAGGTTTCGGGTATCGGGAATGGGGGGATTGGTTTTCATCGCAACCTCTTATGTCAGCAATCAATATTAATTATTTTTTCTTTCTTTGAGTTTTCGGCTTTTTTCGCCGAACTCTCAACTCCGAACTCCGAACTTAACCTCTCGGTACAAGTCCCAGGTCCCTGATCTCCTGGACATCCACCTGGGGGCTTCTGCCCTCGGTAGTCAAATAGTTCCCGATCATCGTCCCGTTGCAACCGGCCAGATACATCAGGGGCTGCAATGTGCGGAGCCCCTTTTCCCGGCCGCCGCAGGTCCGGATATCGGCCTCGGGTAGTAAGAAGCGAAACAAGGCGATGGTCTGTAAACATTCAAGCGGGGTCAGGGTTGGACGGTTTTCCAGGGGCGTGCCCGGTATAGGGTTTAAAAAATTCACAGGAACGGAATCCACCCCCAAGGCCTTCAGGGTAAAAGCCATCTCTATCCTCTGTTTCATGGTCTCGCCCAGGCCGAAGATACCGCCGGAACAGATACGCCAGCCGGCCTCCCTGGCTGTTTGAATGGTCTTGGCCCTGGCTTCAAAAGGATGGGTGGTGCAGATGGAGGGATAAAAGCTGGAGGCTGTTTCAATATTGTGATGATACGAAACCAAACCGGCCTGTTTTAAGGCCTGGACCATCTCCGGGGTGAGAAGCCCCAGCGAAGCACAGGGACTGATTTTACCTTCCCGAGTCAGAGTTGCAATAACCTGGCAGACCCGGTCTAATTCCTCCGGTTTGGAAAGGGAGCGCCCGCTGGTCACAATGCCAAACCGCCCGGCCTGGTTCTTATATGCCTTTTCAGCAGCTTCCAGCAGCTCTCCGACCTCCATGAGAGGATAATGGGGGGCCTCGGTGGGATACCTTACGGATTGGGCACAAAAGGTACAGTCTTCGGAACAGCGCCCTGATTTGGCGTTGATAATAGCGCACAGATCGACGGTCGCACCTTTATATTTCTGCCTGATTTTATTGGCCCAGAAAATAAGGTCGAATATCTGTTCCGGCCCGTTCAGTTCAGCCAACCGCCCGGCTTCGGTTTGACTGAGGGATTCTCCGGCTAAAACTTTTTCCCCCAAAAGGGCGATACTATTTTCCAATGGACCCTCCAGTAGTTAACCGTTAAAAATAATTTGGTTAACTATTTACAGGAAAGGAATCCCTTTTGTCAAGAAATAATCCAAGCAATTTCGTAAGGCAATTACCCCTGGTTCCGGACCATATTCAAAGGTGACCCTAAGATCCTTGGAGGCATAAGCGATATACACATCTTCCCCACCAAGGGGATATTTGCCTTTAATGTTTTTGGCTTTGTGCACTTGGAGGGATGGATGTCGAGGATTTTTGGCAAGAAATCGCACGGACTTATCGATCAATTTCCTTTCCTCAGATCCAAGTCGGGAATAGCTTTCCAGAAAAAAGACCTCGAAGAAAAGATCAAGGGGAAAAAACCAGGGGCAAAGCACCTTTCTCTTGACCCGCCATCCACTCCATTTTATACTCCCTGACTAATAAAAAAAGCCAATGCCTGTCAGGTGGCGACAATAAGTGTAGACTACCGCTCCAGGACTATGGAATGGTTTCATGAAAATTACGCTCCCAGGGAAAAGTGGCGCCATCCCGAGGTATCCCCGCTCTACGCCGACCTGAAGGGCCTGCCAAGCGCCCTTTTTACCGTTGGCACCCCTGACCCTCTGCTGGACGATTCCCTTTTTATGTATTCCCGCTGGGTCGCCGCCGGCAATGAGGCCGATCTGGCCCTCTACCCCGGGGGCATTCATGTCTTTAATCTTTTTC containing:
- the bioF gene encoding 8-amino-7-oxononanoate synthase; amino-acid sequence: MVSSSFIQFFQKELSRIKGQNRFRSLLVLEGPVGPTIRINGRSLLLFASNDYLGLAAHPLMIRKTKEAIEQYGTGMGASRLVSGNHRLHHRLEQEMAAFKESEAALVFSSGYLTHLGTIPALAGEDDLIFSDSLNHASIVDACRLSRAQVVIYPHLQMEVLESRLRSAQRKPGSKVLIVTDGVFSMDGDLAPLPDLLRLARKYEALVLVDDAHATGVLGPGGKGSAAFWKMPAQDLLTMGTFSKALGCLGGFISGPEIMVAFLRNKARTLIYSTALPPSVCASGLTALGILQEEPLWLDRLRENMAYFQKGLETLGIDPQPCSVPIFSIITGTEEKTLAVSKALWEEGIFIPAIRPPTVPENESRLRISLMATHTKEHLDILLDALGKVF
- the bioA gene encoding adenosylmethionine--8-amino-7-oxononanoate transaminase encodes the protein MKTNPPIPDTRNLTAWDHQYLWHPFTPQQYWEKEKPLVIQRGKGYRLQDTEGRWYIDGVSSLWVTVHGHGHPKLDGALKAQINRISHSTLLGLAHPPAVILAKELIGIAPKGLKRVFYSDSGSTAVEIALKMAFQYWANRGKPQKKSFICLENAYHGDTVGAVSVGGIPLFHQVYRPLLFKTYQAPSPYCYRCSLKKDPVRCQMACLDRLGQLMERHREGVAAFILEPLVQGAAGMIGYPGGYLKRVRELCTKHNILLIADEVAVGFGRTGTLFACEQEGISPDLLCLGKGLTGGYLPLAATLATEKIYRAFLGKVEEAKTFYHGHTYTGNPLACAVALANLELMGKETFFPELQKKIRWLEQALIPFRDLPQVGEVRQKGFMVGIELVKDKKTRGPFPVQERMGYQVIMEARKQGIIIRPLGDVIVLMPPLTISLKGLKELVAGTFQAIKKITFNDI
- the bioB gene encoding biotin synthase BioB — translated: MENSIALLGEKVLAGESLSQTEAGRLAELNGPEQIFDLIFWANKIRQKYKGATVDLCAIINAKSGRCSEDCTFCAQSVRYPTEAPHYPLMEVGELLEAAEKAYKNQAGRFGIVTSGRSLSKPEELDRVCQVIATLTREGKISPCASLGLLTPEMVQALKQAGLVSYHHNIETASSFYPSICTTHPFEARAKTIQTAREAGWRICSGGIFGLGETMKQRIEMAFTLKALGVDSVPVNFLNPIPGTPLENRPTLTPLECLQTIALFRFLLPEADIRTCGGREKGLRTLQPLMYLAGCNGTMIGNYLTTEGRSPQVDVQEIRDLGLVPRG
- a CDS encoding alpha/beta hydrolase fold domain-containing protein translates to MEWFHENYAPREKWRHPEVSPLYADLKGLPSALFTVGTPDPLLDDSLFMYSRWVAAGNEADLALYPGGIHVFNLFPIRLAEMANARIRDFIKKRSTGIS